One uncultured Carboxylicivirga sp. genomic window, GGATATCATAAAAAAAGTTCGTCAGATCGAGATAAAGACGCGTGGTTTATCCAGCAATATATTTGCAGGTGAGTACCATTCTGCTTTTAAAGGTCGTGGTATGACTTTTAGTGAGGTACGAGAGTATCAGTATGGAGATGACATCAGAAATATTGACTGGAACGTTACTGCCCGCTTCAATCATCCATATATCAAGGTTTTTGAAGAAGAAAGGGAATTAACGGTTCTATTGATGATTGATGTTTCAGGTTCGCGTGAGTTTGGTACTTCTTTCAAATTCAAAAAGAATGTGATAACTGAAATTGCTGCTGTTTTAGCATTTTCGGCTATTCAGAATAACGATAAAATTGGTGTGATCTTTTTCAGCGACAGAATTGAAAAATTTATTCCTCCTAAGAAAGGTCGTAAGCACATTTTGCACATTATACGCGAACTGATTTCGTTTACTCCTGAACATCGTCAGACCAATATCTCAGAGGCATTAAAATACCTGACCAACGCCATCAAAAAACGTTGTACCGCTTTTGTTATCTCCGATTTTATTGACGATCATTTTGAAGATGCACTTAAAATTGCCAACCAAAAGCACGATGTGGTAGCCTTAAAGGTTTATGATAAGCGTGAAACAGAGATTCCTTCTATCGGTTTAATTAAACTGAAAGATGCAGAATCAGGTAAGTATCATTGGGCTGACACATCAAACAGAGCAGTTAGAGAAGCCTATTCGAAATGGTGGCGCGATACTGATGCATCAACGAAAACATTATTCAGTAAATGTGGAGTAGACAATGTATCGGTAAGTACTGACGAAGACTATGTTAAAGCACTGATTGCTTTATTTAAAAAGAGAATATAATGGTTAATGCTAAATTGACATATTTCAATATTAAGGTTCGCTTACTACTGGCCTTGATTGGATTGACTTCTTTCATTCAATCTAACCATGCACAGAATGTAACAGTATCAGCCGAAATGGACTCGACATTGATTTTCATCGGCGGACAGATTGATTTGCGTTTGCAAATGAGCCAACCTGCTGATTTGGAAATCGCGTTTCCACTGCTGACTGACACAATCATCAAAGAAATTGAAATTGTGAAGGCTAGTAAGCTGGATACCCTTAGCCGCGAAAATCAACGATTACTGATACAACAGACATTCACAATCACTTCTTTTGACAGTGGTTTGCATTACATTCCGCCAATTGTTTTTGAAGAGGCAAGTAATAAACTGGGGCAAAAAATCGAAACCAA contains:
- a CDS encoding DUF58 domain-containing protein; this encodes MEATDIIKKVRQIEIKTRGLSSNIFAGEYHSAFKGRGMTFSEVREYQYGDDIRNIDWNVTARFNHPYIKVFEEERELTVLLMIDVSGSREFGTSFKFKKNVITEIAAVLAFSAIQNNDKIGVIFFSDRIEKFIPPKKGRKHILHIIRELISFTPEHRQTNISEALKYLTNAIKKRCTAFVISDFIDDHFEDALKIANQKHDVVALKVYDKRETEIPSIGLIKLKDAESGKYHWADTSNRAVREAYSKWWRDTDASTKTLFSKCGVDNVSVSTDEDYVKALIALFKKRI